From the genome of Leishmania infantum JPCM5 genome chromosome 34, one region includes:
- a CDS encoding putative 60S ribosomal protein L21 yields the protein MVHSYGYKSGTRHLFAKKFRKHGAPSVSTILTNIKVGDYVDVVADSAVREGMPHKYYHGRTGIVWNVTPRGVGVIINKPVRTRTLRKRICVRFEHVRKSRCQEAFKAKEHQFQAYLAAKKAGKALPPLKKSSRMGGIVRPKNVEVLARRVADYEAMVPY from the coding sequence ATGGTCCACTCGTACGGCTACAAGTCTGGCACCCGCCACCTCTTCGCCAAGAAGTTCCGCAAGCACGGTGCTCCGTCCGTGTCGACAATCCTGACGAACATCAAGGTCGGCGACTACGTCGATGTCGTCGCGGACTCCGCGGTGCGTGAGGGCATGCCGCACAAGTACTACCATGGCCGCACCGGTATTGTGTGGAACGTGACCCCCCGCGGCGTTGGCGTCATCATCAACAAGCCGgtccgcacgcgcaccctgCGCAAACGCATCTGCGTCCGCTTCGAGCACGTCCGCAAGTCTCGCTGCCAGGAGGCATTCAAGGCGAAGGAGCACCAGTTCCAGGCCTACCTCGCCGCCAAGAAGGCCGGCAAGGCGCTGCCCCCGCTGAAGAAGAGCTCCCGAATGGGCGGCATTGTGCGCCCCAAGAACGTTGAGGTGCTCGCCCGCCGCGTGGCCGACTACGAGGCGATGGTGCCGTACTAA
- a CDS encoding transmembrane/endomembrane-like protein, which translates to MRLGKQVPGSARHMRAGRAPFLVVALVLLCATVFASAGITGYSTGTIISPQANAYRSRRTLSPMDYYKLPVCQPSDEVMKARREHPLIGDILTGNRLVPTMFEFRVGEDVKCATLCDASFTVKAVRRANYMINNDYYVRMFLDNKPLVSASPHEGSNAYLLGYPLGAQNDVEKTQVKTNIIHNHLDFTIRIKNRAISQFTGEEVVGFKVVARSLAEVGTCTATAFQHSSRPYVLPSYRDGKDVKVPFTYSVTWERSNEEYPIEHRIGEDTQRRGHKIAALYGVLLTMLTGVVVAFVMLRTVRKDLAVYLDEELDEREIREESGWKLVRGDVFRPPQQAAALATAVGAGCQIAATMLSSVFLCAIHVVDSTHRGTFLSTVIVLFLIGHVVSGFVTTRLLKLFGMATWKSAMCCMAAFPAALGGGVMLLNLIHWAKHSTAAIPFLTVVGIILSWLLISLPFGCYGIYWGFKMDTLAVTARVSSIPRLIPEDADSMTLYYVLAGSLVPFIACCVEIPFALNAFWREEPMYLYGFLTFFSIALVVLCAEVGIVVTYFTLRGEDYRWWWRSYSALATTGIHLFAYSILFLKRSLQIRALSSIILFLGYMLGASIMFGMALGSIGFIGSFWLVQKMYASIKAE; encoded by the coding sequence ATGCGACTCGGAAAACAGGTGCCAGGAAGCGCGCGGCACATGCGTGCAGGGCGCGCACCTTTTTTGGTGGTAGCACTGGTGCTCCTGTGTGCCACCGTCTTTGCCTCGGCCGGCATCACTGGCTACTCGACCGGCACGATTATATCGCCTCAAGCGAATGCCTaccgcagccgtcgcaccCTCTCCCCGATGGATTATTATAAACTCCCTGTTTGCCAGCCCTCCGATGAGGTGATGAAAGCGAGGCGCGAACATCCCCTTATTGGCGACATTCTGACGGGCAATCGTCTTGTTCCGACCATGTTCGAGTTCCGAGTTGGCGAGGACGTCAAGTGCGCCACCTTGTGCGATGCCAGCTTCACTGTCAAAGCGGTGCGGCGGGCGAACTACATGATCAATAATGACTACTACGTGCGCATGTTCCTCGACAACAAGCCGCTCGTTTCGGCATCCCCTCATGAGGGGAGTAACGCGTATCTCCTAGGCTACCCTCTTGGCGCACAGAACGACGTTGAAAAGACCCAGGTGAAGACGAACATTATTCACAATCATCTCGACTTTACCATTCGCATCAAGAACCGGGCGATCTCTCAGTTCacgggagaggaggtggtcgGCTTCAAAGTCGTCGCCAGAAGTCTTGCGGAGGTGGGCACgtgcacagcgacagcgtTTCAACACTCAAGCCGCCCGTACGTCTTGCCGAGTTATAGGGATGGAAAGGATGTGAAGGTTCCTTTCACGTACAGCGTGACTTGGGAGAGGTCTAACGAGGAGTACCCCATCGAGCACAGAATTGGAGAAGATACCCAGCGGCGCGGGCACAAGATCGCCGCCCTGTACGGCGTTCTGCTTACCATGCTGACGGGCGTTGTGGTAGCGTTTGTGATGCTCCGCACTGTGCGCAAGGACCTGGCCGTCTACCTTGACGAGGAGCTGGACGAGAGGGAGATACGTGAGGAGTCGGGCTGGAAACTGGTACGCGGCGACGTTTTCCGCCCGCCCCAGCAAGCCGCAGCCTTGGCGAcggccgtcggcgccgggTGCCAGATTGCGGCGACCATGCTCAGCAGCGTGTTCCTCTGCGCCATCCACGTCGTGGACTCGACGCACCGCGGCACCTTCCTGAGCACTGTCATTGTACTTTTTCTGATTGGTCACGTTGTCTCCGGTTTTGTGACGACTCGACTGCTGAAGCTCTTCGGTATGGCCACGTGGAAGAGCGCCATGTGCTGCATGGCAGCGTTCCCGGCTGCACTAGGAGGCGGCGTCATGCTCCTAAACCTCATCCATTGGGCGAAGCACAGCACGGCGGCCATCCCGTTCCTGACGGTGGTCGGAATTATACTTTCGTGGCTGCTCATCTCACTTCCTTTTGGGTGCTATGGCATCTACTGGGGCTTTAAGATGGACACTCTGGCCGTCACGGCCAGGGTCAGCAGCATCCCTCGACTCATACCGGAAGATGCGGATAGCATGACTCTCTACTATGTACTTGCTGGTAGTCTTGTGCCCTTCATTGCGTGCTGCGTGGAGATACCCTTCGCCTTGAACGCCTTCTGGCGGGAGGAGCCCATGTACCTCTACGGCTTCCTGACCTTCTTCTCCATTGCACTGGTCGTGCTTTGCGCGGAGGTGGGCATTGTGGTGACCTACTTCACCTTGCGCGGGGAAGACTACcgttggtggtggcgcagctaCTCCGCTCTTGCGACTACTGGCATCCACCTGTTTGCATACAGCATTCTCTTCCTCAAGCGCTCTCTGCAGATccgcgcgctctcctccaTCATCCTCTTCCTGGGTTACATGCTCGGCGCGTCCATTATGTTTGGTATGGCGCTCGGCTCTATCGGTTTTATTGGGTCGTTTTGGCTCGTCCAGAAAATGTACGCCTCCATCAAGGCTGAATAg
- a CDS encoding putative vacuolar ATP synthase catalytic subunit A, translating to MARDQHAFESEQQMGSVKAVSGPVVIAENMSGSAMYELVQVGSFRLVGEIIRLEGDTATIQVYEETDGLTVGDPVYCTGKPLSLELGPGIMSEIFDGIQRPLDTIYQMVQNVFIPKGVQVRALNAQRQWDFTPSVKVGDIVTGGDVLGFVAENSLMNNHSIMVPPNMQGRVVSVQPGGNYTLDDEVVEIECNGKRKSLRLMQRWPVRTPRPVALKESGNHPLLTGQRVLDALFPSVQGGTCSIPGAFGCGKTVISQALSKYSNSDCVIYVGCGERGNEMAEVLMEFPTLTTVIDGREESIMKRTCLVANTSNMPVAAREASIYTGITLAEYYRDMGKHIAMMADSTSRWAEALREISGRLAEMPADGGYPAYLSARLASFYERAGLVTCIGGPKRQGSVTIVGAVSPPGGDFSDPVTSATLSIVQVFWGLEKRLAQRKHFPSVNWLISYSKYLNALEPFFNTFDSDYMRLRAVVSEILQREEELQEIVQLVGKDSLSESDKIILEVAKVIREEFLQQNAFTPYDKFCPLYKTCWMLRNIVTFYEEAQRVVAESAGDHKITWNYIREKIPTIYTGLTEMKFRDPIEGEEANTDYFKKQNEEIISSFNSLLQ from the coding sequence ATGGCCCGCGATCAGCATGCGTTCGAGTCAGAGCAGCAGATGGGATCCGTCAAAGCCGTCTCCGGACCCGTCGTGATCGCCGAAAAcatgagcggcagcgcgatgTACGAACTTGTCCAGGTCGGATCGTtccgcctcgtcggcgaGATCATCCGCCTGGAGGGCGACACGGCCACAATTCAGGTGTACGAGGAGACGGACGGCCTGACTGTCGGTGACCCGGTCTACTGTACCGGCAAGCCTCTGTCGCTCGAGCTGGGCCCTGGCATCATGTCGGAGATCTTTGACGGCATTCAGCGTCCGCTCGACACCATTTACCAGATGGTGCAGAACGTATTCATCCCGAAAGGCGTAcaggtgcgcgcgctcaACGCGCAGAGGCAGTGGGACTTCACCCCGTCTGTGAAGGTGGGCGACATCGTCACGGGCGGTGACGTGCTGGGCTTCGTCGCTGAGAACTCGCTCATGAACAACCACAGCATTATGGTGCCGCCGAACATGCAGGGCCGCGTGGTATCGGTGCAACCTGGCGGCAACTACACGCTGGATGATGAAGTGGTGGAGATCGAGTGCAACGGCAAGAGGAAATCGCTGCGTCTGATGCAGCGCTGGCCCGTGCGCACGCCGCGCCCGGTGGCTTTGAAAGAGTCAGGCAACCACCCCCTCCTGACCGGCCAGCGTGTGCTGGATGCGCTGTTCCCCTCCGTGCAGGGTGGCACGTGCTCGATCCCCGGCGCGTTCGGCTGTGGCAAGACTGTCATTAGTCAGGCCCTCTCCAAGTACTCCAACTCCGATTGCGTCATCTATGTCGGCTGCGGCGAGCGCGGTAATGAGATGGCCGAGGTGCTCATGGAGTTCCCGACCCTGACGACCGTGATCGATGGCCGCGAGGAGTCGATCATGAAGCGCACCTGCCTCGTGGCGAACACCTCGAACATGCCAGTCGCAGCCCGTGAGGCCTCTATTTACACCGGCATCACCCTGGCCGAGTACTACCGTGATATGGGCAAGCATATCGCCATGATGGCTGACTCGACGTCTCGCTGGGCCGAGGCGCTTCGTGAGATTTCGGGTCGTCTGGCGGAGATGCCGGCGGATGGTGGCTACCCCGCCTACCTCAGCGCTCGTCTCGCCTCCTTCTACGAGCGCGCCGGCCTCGTCACCTGCATCGGCGGGCCGAAGCGCCAGGGCTCCGTCACGATCGTCGGTGCCGTGTCTCCGCCGGGCGGTGACTTCTCTGATCCCGTGACATCCGCCACTCTCAGCATTGTGCAGGTCTTCTGGGGCCTGGAGAAGCGCCTCGCCCAGCGCAAGCACTTCCCGTCCGTCAACTGGCTCATTTCCTACTCCAAATACCTGAACGCGCTGGAGCCCTTCTTCAACACCTTCGACTCGGACTAcatgcgcctgcgcgccgtcgtgtCAGAGATTTtgcagcgcgaggaggagctgcaggagatTGTGCAGCTGGTGGGTAAGGATTCCCTTTCCGAGTCCGACAAGATCATTCTCGAGGTGGCAAAGGTGATTCGTGAGGAGTTCCTCCAGCAGAACGCCTTCACCCCGTATGACAAGTTTTGCCCGCTGTACAAGACATGCTGGATGCTGCGCAACATCGTCACCTTCTACGAGGAGGCCCAGCGTGTCGTAGCCGAGTCTGCCGGCGACCACAAGATCACGTGGAACTACATCCGTGAGAAGATTCCGACCATATACACGGGCCTGACCGAGATGAAGTTCCGCGACCCTatcgagggcgaggaggcgaacaCGGACTACTTCAAGAAGCAGAACGAGGAGATCATCAGCTCCTTCAACTCGCTGCTACAGTAG
- a CDS encoding 50S ribosomal protein L13-like protein: protein MLRATFILGAPFKSVLRRHKYHPEGLPLYNDLSKQWLCREGERWWLLDARGQQLPHVAKIAAQYMTGQHRPDFTPGMMTGDHVVITNIKDAVMTGDNWIRVPITWQTAYPGGKYRVRLSEMYERDPCMVMWWYLKDEVNRHFVRKLKTRTAPLEKAWLYEDSVHPHAEKNPRPLVWTDTATMGWRYKDPTFQRRWSPNQFMS from the coding sequence ATGCTTCGGGCTACTTTTATTCTCGGAGCACCCTTCAAGAGTgtgctccgccgccacaAGTACCATCCAGAGGGTCTGCCGCTCTACAACGACCTGTCGAAGCAGTGGCTGTGTCGCGAGGGCGAGCGGTGGTGGTTGTTGGACGCGCGAGGCCAGCAGTTGCCACATGTGGCGAAGATTGCCGCGCAGTACATGACCGGGCAACATCGCCCTGATTTCACGCCGGGCATGATGACCGGGGACCATGTTGTTATCACAAACATCAAGGACGCCGTCATGACGGGTGACAACTGGATTCGCGTGCCCATCACCTGGCAGACCGCCTACCCCGGCGGCAAGTACCGAGTGCGCCTCTCCGAGATGTACGAGCGCGACCCCTGCATGGTGATGTGGTGGTATTTGAAGGACGAGGTGAACCGCCATTTTGTCCGCAAGCTCAAGACGCGCACCGCACCGTTAGAAAAGGCATGGCTGTACGAGGACAGTGTCCACCCGCACGCCGAGAAGAATCCGCGCCCGTTGGTGTGGACCGACACTGCAACGATGGGCTGGCGGTACAAGGATCCAACGTTTCAGCGGCGCTGGTCACCGAATCAGTTTATGAGCTGA
- a CDS encoding serine palmitoyltransferase-like protein gives MSSLSETLSEQLMSHPFHRALELFFAAALAYFLLQRFHRRGKGKPPNPMSRLSPEEQERRIAAFQSIPFRAECSVTSNVPVPEYHGLTEVVGREGSHITILRPGSSEAEECLDLATYDFHSFSTLPEVVEVARAAVNAYGVGSCGPRSFYGTIKPHLVVEQDLAKFLKTDEAVVYSFAYATVATLISCFSGRGDYLVYDDGVSSSVMEGCILSRSDIRPYKHCSMTSLEERLQEVVAKDGYSKPHRRFVVTEGLFSDTGEICPLPQILELCHKYKFRLLLEDSYGFGVLGESGRGTPEQFNIPTMDVDVYIGSLSTSMGAVGGFCAGASNMIDHQRLTSTAYVFSASLPPYITASVSQSLAVLARDDTFVAKLRRHTKRIRRHLREAGFNAEKIKLVDSIDDASPVILLAAEREYVEREGLEKVENRLQRVINALQKKKVAVVRNVFTTDEPVNNVSGLRIVAKSLATEAEVTAALEAIETAVKAEFS, from the coding sequence ATGTCGTCTCTATCGGAAACGCTGTCAGAGCAGCTGATGAGCCACCCGTTCCACCGTGCTCTGGAGCTTTtctttgccgccgcgctggcgtATTTTCTGCTGCAACGCTTCCACCGTCGCGGGAAGGGGAAGCCACCAAATCCGATGAGCAGGCTGTCCCCTGAGGAGCAGGAACGTCGCATTGCCGCCTTTCAGTCCATTCCGTTCCGTGCCGAGTGCTCGGTGACGTCGAACGTGCCCGTGCCGGAGTACCACGGGCTGACCGAGGTGGTCGGACGCGAGGGGAGCCACATCACCATTCTGCGGCCCGGCTCatcggaggcggaggagtgTCTAGACCTTGCCACCTACGACTTTCACTCGTTCTCAACGCTGCCGGAGGTCGTTGAAGTGGCACGGGCGGCCGTGAACGCCTACGGCGTGGGCAGTTGCGGACCTCGCAGCTTTTACGGCACCATCAAGCCGCATCTTGTGGTGGAGCAGGACCTGGCCAAGTTTCTCAAGACAGACGAAGCGGTTGTGTACAGCTTCGCATATGCCACCGTGGCCACCCTCATCTCCTGCTTTTCCGGCCGTGGCGACTATCTCGTGTACGACGACGGCGTCAGCTCCTCCGTGATGGAGGGCTGcatcctctctcgctctgaCATTCGGCCGTACAAGCACTGCAGCATGACGAGTCTGGAGGAGCGGCTCCAGGAAGTGGTGGCGAAGGACGGGTACAGCAAgcctcaccgccgcttcGTCGTAACGGAGGGCCTGTTCTCAGATACCGGCGAGATCTGCCCGCTGCCCCAGATCTTGGAGCTGTGCCACAAGTACAAATTCCGCCTCCTGCTGGAGGACAGCTACGGCTTTGGCGTACTGGGCGAGTCGGGGCGCGGCACTCCTGAGCAGTTCAACATCCCGACGATGGACGTGGACGTGTACATTGGGAGCCTGAGTACGTCTATGGGTGCGGTTGGCGGTTtctgcgctggcgcgtcgAACATGATTGATCATCAGCGCCTCACCTCCACAGCGTACGTGTTCTCGGCATCGTTGCCCCCCTACATCACGGCGTCCGTCTCGCAGTCGctcgcggtgctggcgcgtgaTGACACGTTTGTGGCCAAGCTGCGGAGACACACGAAGCGCATTCGCAGACACCTCCGTGAGGCCGGGTTCAACGCTGAGAAGATCAAGCTGGTGGACAGCATCGACGACGCCTCTCCGGTGATTCTTCTtgcggcggagcgggagTACGTCGAACGCGAGGGGCTGGAAAAGGTGGAGAACCGTCTCCAGCGCGTCATCAATGCCCTGCAGAAGAAGAAAGTGGCAGTCGTGCGAAACGTCTTCACAACAGATGAGCCGGTGAACAACGTCTCGGGACTGCGTATTGTGGCCAAGAGTCTGGCGACGGAGGCCGAGGTGACGGCGGCACTTGAGGCAATCGAGACTGCCGTGAAGGCCGAGTTTTCGtag